One window of Oncorhynchus masou masou isolate Uvic2021 chromosome 28, UVic_Omas_1.1, whole genome shotgun sequence genomic DNA carries:
- the LOC135517034 gene encoding collagen alpha-1(I) chain-like → MDQRLWGEVGPLGPTGQEGPWGTLGQNGEKGPKGEKGHIGLMSQSGFMGEIGPAGLSGLQGIMGPRGPPGPDGPQGEKGESGPSRAIGPQGKTGPPGVAGLQGVRGDTGTPGPQGPVGKVGTEGDLGHKGEPGLDGEKGEPGGPGEPGEQGVDGLPGIRGPPALLGLEGPQGEVGAQGPEGPLGALGVRGNPGPEGKQGLKGEKGDDGRDGSPGKTGHIGRSGKRGKAGIRGTRGERGPKGERGHVGLIGVPGWVGSIGIPGLGGDRGDQGEKGSEGEKGNIGPLGLPGRDGLKSSVGPVGVPGQVGPKGDQGNIGPSGPRGTPGMPGLPGLFGEKGLKGFEGFPGQPGTRGLPDLQYLSDKPNYPLIQTLLDSLHQDLRLLVDSPDGSKEHPSTTCMELWLCHPDYASGMYYIDPNQGSPNDALLVYCNFSGTPAQTCLHPRDAQMTMKAWLKESETNSSFQWLSKQEQGFQFYYPGANVVQMRFLRLQSWKAVQRIIYSCHPGHRLGYTDREVKFLADTRRQSFLGALKDCMPGEEVDSLEPRESVFEFEDLNLLPVRDVAVFGGGNFTHEFGFTIGPICFS, encoded by the exons ATggaccagagactctgg GGTGAAGTGGGGCCTCTGGGGCCCACAGGGCAGGAGGGTCCATGGGGGACCTTGGGGCAAAATGGGGAGAAGGGACCAAAAGGAGAGAAGGGCCACATCGGACTTATG AGTCAGTCAGGATTCATGGGAGAAATAGGACCTGCAGGCTTGTCAGGGCTACAG GGTATTATGGGCCCTAGGGGGCCTCCAGGGCCTGATGGACCTCAGGGAGAGAAG GGGGAGTCTGGGCCTAGCAGAGCCATCGGACCTCAAGGCAAAACAGGACCTCCG GGGGTGGCTGGACTTCAAGGAGTCAGAGGTGACACAGGGACGCCAGGACCACAG GGTCCAGTAGGGAAGGTTGGGACTGAGGGAGACTTGGGCCATAAAGGTGAGCCAGGactagatggagagaaaggggagccAGGGGGACCAGGCGAGCCAGGAGAACAG GGGGTTGACGGTCTGCCAGGCATCAGAGGGCCCCCAGCACTTCTTGGTTTGGAG GGGCCACAGGGTGAGGTGGGAGCCCAGGGGCCAGAAGGTCCCCTAGGGGCATTG GGTGTCAGGGGAAACCCAGGACCTGAGGGAAAACAGGGACTGAAAGGAGAGAAG GGAGATGACGGCAGAGATGGATCACCTGGAAAGACAGGTCACATCGGAAGGAGT GGGAAAAGAGGCAAGGCTGGAATCAGGGgcacaagaggagagagaggaccaaaG ggagagaggggacatgTGGGATTGATTGGTGTTCCAGGATGGGTGGGGTCTATA GGAATCCCAGGcttgggaggagacaggggggatCAGGGTGAAAAAGGGAGTGAG GGAGAAAAGGGGAACATAGGGCCGCTCGGTCTGCCAGGGCGTGATGGCCTAAAG AGTAGTGTGGGTCctgttggggtgccaggacaggtGGGCCCAAAGGGAGATCAG GGGAATATTGGACCGTCTGGGCCAAGAGGAACACCTGGGATGCCAGGACTACCT GGTTTGTTTGGCGAGAAG GGTTTGAAAGGCTTTGAGGGATTTCCTGGGCAACCTGGGACAAGGGGCCTGCCG GACCTTCAGTACCTGTCAGATAAGCCCAACTACCCCCTGATCCAGACCCTGCTGGACTCTCTGCACCAGGACCTGAGGCTGCTGGTAGACTCCCCTGATGGCAGCAAGGAGCACCCTTCCACCACCTGCATGGAGCTGTGGCTCTGCCACCCCGACTACGCCAGCG GGATGTATTATATTGACCCCAACCAGGGCAGCCCCAATGATGCTCTCCTAGTCTACTGCAACTTCTCTGGCACACCCGCACAGACCTGCCTTCACCCCCGAGACGCCCAG atgaccatgaaggcctggctTAAGGAATCAGAGACAAACAGCTCATTCCAATGGCTCAGCAAGCAGGAACAAGGATTTCAG TTCTATTACCCAGGGGCCAATGTGGTTCAGATGCGTTTCCTGAGGTTGCAGAGTTGGAAAGCCGTGCAAAGGATCATCTACTCATGCCACCCGGGACACAGGCTTGGttacacagacagagaggtcaAGTTCCTGGCAGACACAAGGAGGCAGAGTTTCTTGGGAGCACTTAAAGACTGCATG CCTGGAGAAGAGGTGGATTCTCTGGAGCCGCGGGAGTCTGTGTTTGAATTTGAGGACCTCAACCTGCTTCCTGTGAGAGATGTGGCTGTCTTCGGGGGTGGAAACTTCACACATGAATTTGGCTTCACCATCGGGCCCATCTGTTtcagctag